The DNA segment CTACCCTCAACCCTCTCAAGCTCAAACAATCTTTCCACAGCCTCAAGAATTTCTGATAGATAAGCTAAATTCTCAACACCAATCCTTATAAGCTCCCTTATAGCTTCACTCCTAGACTGAAAGATGCCATACTCCACAAGTCGATCTATTTGCCTCAACTCTTCCTCCCTTAACCTTACGGGAACTATTTTCGTAACCACATGTAATACGAATGCGTATAATAATAT comes from the Candidatus Methanomethylicota archaeon genome and includes:
- a CDS encoding ribbon-helix-helix protein, CopG family → MVTKIVPVRLREEELRQIDRLVEYGIFQSRSEAIRELIRIGVENLAYLSEILEAVERLFELERVEGRIPIDLSGATEQLLRERER